The following coding sequences lie in one Leptospiraceae bacterium genomic window:
- a CDS encoding aminopeptidase, with the protein MRIARWQFFLGLVLGLFSCVPNEPFYLLKQGKKQIEINLKKRKIDYLLNNQTISEEKKQKFKTLKNLLDFAQRELKLNTKDQFEYYYEVSGKAISFMVVASEKLQLRPKKYWFPFVGTVYYIGFFDLNDAKAYAEYLKNQNWDVRISGISAYSSLGWFKDPIFTYHLEYSEVELARLVFHELTHNTYWNQNDSQFNETLADFVEREGTSLYLIKTQQNEKLKEFHQQLQFEAEHQKLFYDYKIKLQNLYDDQTLTTEQKLTKKQEVLNHIKHDLVSLYKKFKKDNLIENLQKRNFNNADFVLLQIYSHKEKEEKIKKIYQDCDKNWECFWKKIKENH; encoded by the coding sequence ATGAGAATCGCAAGATGGCAGTTTTTTTTGGGTTTGGTTTTGGGACTTTTCTCTTGTGTTCCAAATGAACCTTTTTATTTGCTCAAGCAGGGGAAAAAACAAATCGAAATCAACCTAAAAAAAAGAAAAATAGATTACCTACTCAACAATCAAACCATTTCAGAAGAAAAAAAACAAAAATTTAAAACTTTAAAGAATCTATTAGATTTTGCTCAAAGAGAACTAAAACTCAATACGAAAGATCAATTTGAGTATTACTACGAAGTCTCAGGAAAAGCCATCAGCTTTATGGTGGTTGCTTCGGAGAAATTACAGCTACGACCCAAGAAGTATTGGTTTCCTTTTGTTGGAACTGTTTATTATATTGGTTTTTTTGATTTGAACGATGCCAAAGCATATGCAGAATATTTAAAAAACCAAAACTGGGATGTGAGAATTTCGGGAATATCAGCGTATTCAAGTTTGGGGTGGTTTAAAGATCCTATTTTTACTTATCATTTAGAATATTCAGAAGTGGAGTTAGCGAGATTGGTGTTTCATGAACTGACCCATAATACCTATTGGAATCAAAATGATTCTCAGTTTAACGAAACCCTTGCGGACTTCGTTGAGCGAGAAGGAACATCTCTATACTTAATCAAAACCCAACAAAATGAAAAATTAAAAGAATTCCATCAACAACTCCAATTCGAGGCAGAACACCAGAAGCTTTTTTATGATTACAAGATAAAACTACAAAATTTGTATGACGATCAAACTCTAACAACAGAACAAAAACTGACAAAAAAACAAGAAGTCTTAAATCACATAAAACATGATTTGGTCAGCCTATATAAAAAATTCAAGAAAGACAATTTGATAGAAAACCTACAAAAAAGAAATTTCAATAATGCTGATTTTGTTTTATTGCAAATTTATTCCCACAAAGAAAAAGAAGAAAAAATCAAAAAGATTTATCAGGACTGCGATAAAAACTGGGAATGCTTTTGGAAGAAAATTAAAGAAAATCATTAA
- a CDS encoding MarR family transcriptional regulator, whose translation MATKISEQNLILNMGTVFRSSIDIIKSEMQLSEKISTLALSILIQIDENPEISQGELGKLLKRDPMTMSQAVRALQLNGLVVSEQDKEDKRIKRLKITKKGKQVADNLRNSEKKLIDALIKKWGKQKVLDLAKAIWEFNEFLREYK comes from the coding sequence ATGGCAACAAAAATTTCAGAACAAAATTTAATATTGAACATGGGGACTGTTTTTCGTAGCTCCATTGATATCATTAAATCCGAAATGCAATTATCCGAAAAAATTTCTACTTTGGCTTTATCCATTTTGATACAAATTGACGAAAATCCAGAAATCTCACAAGGAGAGTTGGGAAAACTCCTAAAAAGAGATCCCATGACCATGAGCCAAGCAGTTAGAGCCCTTCAACTCAATGGCTTAGTTGTTAGCGAACAAGACAAAGAAGACAAACGAATCAAACGACTAAAAATCACCAAAAAAGGAAAACAAGTAGCAGACAACCTAAGAAATAGCGAAAAAAAACTAATCGATGCATTGATCAAAAAATGGGGGAAACAAAAAGTTTTGGATTTAGCAAAAGCCATTTGGGAATTCAATGAATTCTTGAGGGAATACAAATGA
- a CDS encoding FtsW/RodA/SpoVE family cell cycle protein: protein MRYKFDWVLFLSAFLATIIGIITLYTQENFVEDPPNRWLKQTFFLAFVLIVFFVFFRVHYQTLGNYSIGIYLVAIFLLLITLVPFIGAEIKGARSWIRLGFINFQTSEFAKLASILLLAKFLEIKEKEMGQLSSLLLASLIFLLPILLILVQPDLGGAMILAPILLSMLFVGGADILHITSIILFFGISLLIPLFIEYHNIILVDSLIERLYAIDKVQFIPAVNILKFQIWKFLETSKIPKEVQSIDLEYLNNLTNNVVLFTELKEIAYSVRYEKGGFLIKIFDNDTLLLIVSILLLVIAGILFFIRLTQGIVYHYLRKYYIPLGVIGISLLSAYLIHNSFSFKYHQVVRVTAFLNPDKFPRDLAYQIRASKVAIGSGQLFGKGLQSAEMTTGKNPIVPESFTDFIFASWAERTGFLGSIILLILLSLVVIRGFYIAISARDRFGSLLASGITFLYLYHIVFNIGIEIGLMPVTGLPLSFVSYGGSHLLICYIGLGILQSIYSRKYINI, encoded by the coding sequence ATGAGATATAAATTCGATTGGGTTCTTTTTTTGTCTGCTTTTTTGGCTACTATCATCGGTATCATTACACTCTATACTCAAGAAAACTTTGTTGAAGATCCGCCTAATCGTTGGTTAAAGCAAACATTTTTCTTGGCATTTGTGCTGATTGTCTTCTTTGTTTTTTTTCGAGTTCATTACCAAACTCTCGGGAATTACAGCATTGGTATTTACTTAGTTGCAATTTTTTTGCTTTTGATTACGTTGGTTCCTTTCATTGGGGCAGAAATCAAAGGTGCCCGTTCTTGGATAAGATTGGGGTTTATTAACTTTCAAACTTCTGAGTTTGCAAAATTGGCTTCAATTCTCTTGCTTGCAAAATTTTTAGAAATCAAAGAAAAAGAGATGGGACAACTTTCTTCGTTACTATTGGCATCCTTGATTTTTCTTCTTCCCATTTTGTTGATATTGGTTCAGCCTGATTTAGGAGGAGCTATGATATTAGCTCCCATTTTACTTTCTATGCTCTTTGTTGGTGGAGCTGATATATTGCATATTACTTCTATAATTCTTTTTTTTGGTATTTCTCTTTTGATCCCACTTTTCATTGAATATCATAATATCATTCTTGTGGATAGCTTGATTGAAAGACTTTATGCCATCGATAAAGTTCAATTCATTCCAGCCGTAAATATATTAAAATTTCAGATTTGGAAGTTTTTAGAAACCTCGAAAATTCCCAAAGAAGTTCAATCCATAGATTTGGAATATTTGAATAATTTAACGAATAATGTAGTTCTTTTTACAGAACTGAAAGAAATTGCTTATAGTGTTCGCTACGAAAAAGGAGGTTTTTTAATTAAGATTTTCGATAACGATACACTGCTACTGATTGTAAGTATCTTACTTTTAGTGATTGCCGGGATTTTGTTTTTCATTCGATTAACTCAGGGGATTGTTTATCATTATCTAAGAAAATATTACATACCTTTAGGGGTCATTGGGATTTCTTTACTTTCTGCCTATTTGATTCATAATTCCTTTTCCTTCAAGTATCATCAAGTGGTAAGGGTAACGGCTTTTTTGAATCCCGATAAATTTCCTCGTGATTTGGCATATCAGATTCGTGCCTCAAAAGTAGCCATAGGTTCTGGACAACTCTTTGGGAAAGGACTCCAATCAGCCGAAATGACTACAGGAAAAAACCCTATTGTACCTGAATCGTTTACTGACTTTATCTTTGCTTCGTGGGCGGAAAGGACAGGTTTTTTGGGTTCAATCATCCTTTTGATTTTACTTTCTTTGGTGGTCATTCGAGGGTTTTACATTGCTATTTCAGCTCGTGATCGTTTTGGTTCCTTACTGGCTTCGGGGATCACATTTCTTTATTTGTATCATATTGTTTTTAATATCGGGATTGAAATCGGACTCATGCCTGTGACGGGTCTGCCTTTGAGTTTTGTTAGCTATGGAGGTTCACATCTTTTGATTTGCTACATTGGCCTGGGAATTTTACAAAGTATTTATAGTAGAAAATATATCAACATCTAA
- the mrdA gene encoding penicillin-binding protein 2, with the protein MAKTLSEYKLESRFRNRIFFSFGLFVFVLTIFFFQLFHLQILNGKENKLLSKRFVSREEYKVAPRGNIYDKDFNLKEPLVYNVNYLDFVLYPSRFPNYETGIKYILRFCEVMGIDCQNYSKYFQNETWKTLAKKNEKIILLHKVSREQQERLVAFQFDSEYSTFEGNHIRYYPLGPYFAHVSGYVGLPSRKEVSERQVQLYQITGKDGLELFYNDQLQGKDGIFIHNKIFEQTEYLKFTQQGNHLVLNIDKKLQIAAYRALVESQKRGTVIVLKAATGEILALASYPSYDPNILSDSKHPLRNEHLKIVKHFNSFLNLAIQSKFPPASTFKLITSIAALEQGNPLEINENTTYFCPGHYRLKSTLKGVPDAIYLCHKREGHGTLNLVQAIAQSCNVYFYQLGLEIGPTPIIKTAQEFHLNQQTGIDLPGEVSGFVPDQMWKQIRWSNRWYDGDTVNLSIGQGFIEVTPIAMAMVYAAIANKGKLMKPFIVREIRDSSNGKVLRKYEPQVIKNLKISEKTLQIVQKGLREVVLSGTGKLLNQPGLVPIAGKTGTVQTRSKAQSIDHAWFIGYAPYSDDDQFLHDRIVVAVFVEHGLAGSASGVPIALKIFKEAFPKWENPNSIPTNPVVSKFSLN; encoded by the coding sequence ATGGCAAAAACCCTGAGTGAATATAAATTAGAATCAAGGTTTCGTAATCGTATATTTTTCTCCTTTGGACTTTTTGTTTTTGTGCTTACCATCTTTTTTTTTCAGTTATTTCATTTGCAGATCCTCAATGGCAAAGAAAACAAACTCCTTTCGAAAAGATTTGTCAGTAGAGAAGAATATAAAGTAGCTCCCAGAGGAAATATTTACGATAAAGACTTCAATCTAAAAGAACCATTAGTCTATAACGTAAATTACTTGGATTTTGTTTTGTATCCATCAAGGTTTCCTAATTATGAGACAGGTATCAAATACATTCTTCGTTTTTGCGAGGTGATGGGAATTGATTGTCAAAATTATTCAAAATACTTCCAGAATGAAACATGGAAGACTCTTGCAAAGAAAAATGAAAAAATCATTCTTTTACATAAAGTTTCGCGTGAACAACAAGAACGTTTGGTGGCTTTTCAGTTTGATTCTGAGTATTCAACTTTTGAAGGGAATCACATCCGTTATTATCCTTTAGGTCCGTATTTTGCCCATGTTTCGGGTTATGTGGGATTACCTTCAAGAAAAGAAGTTTCAGAAAGACAAGTTCAACTTTATCAAATCACAGGTAAAGATGGTTTAGAGCTGTTTTACAATGATCAACTACAAGGAAAAGATGGGATTTTCATTCATAATAAAATATTCGAACAAACAGAATATTTAAAGTTTACCCAACAAGGAAATCATTTGGTTTTGAATATTGACAAAAAACTTCAAATAGCTGCTTATAGAGCTTTAGTGGAATCTCAAAAACGAGGAACAGTCATTGTTCTAAAAGCTGCAACTGGAGAAATCCTGGCTTTGGCATCGTATCCTTCATATGATCCCAATATCCTTTCTGACTCAAAACATCCGCTAAGAAATGAGCATTTAAAAATTGTTAAACACTTCAATAGTTTTTTGAACTTAGCAATACAATCCAAGTTTCCACCAGCATCTACTTTCAAGCTTATCACAAGTATTGCTGCATTAGAACAAGGAAATCCCTTAGAAATTAATGAAAATACCACTTATTTTTGTCCCGGACATTATAGATTAAAATCCACTCTTAAAGGAGTTCCTGATGCTATCTATCTTTGCCACAAAAGAGAAGGCCATGGAACATTAAATCTGGTTCAAGCAATAGCCCAAAGTTGTAATGTATATTTCTATCAATTGGGATTAGAAATTGGTCCAACCCCCATCATAAAAACTGCCCAAGAGTTTCATTTGAATCAACAAACTGGGATTGACCTTCCGGGTGAGGTTTCTGGCTTTGTTCCTGATCAAATGTGGAAGCAAATACGTTGGTCCAATCGATGGTATGATGGAGACACTGTGAATCTATCCATTGGTCAGGGATTTATTGAAGTAACTCCGATTGCTATGGCAATGGTCTATGCCGCAATTGCCAATAAGGGAAAATTAATGAAACCTTTTATCGTTCGAGAAATTCGAGACTCTTCGAACGGAAAGGTTTTAAGAAAATATGAACCTCAAGTAATCAAAAATCTCAAAATCTCAGAAAAAACTTTACAGATTGTTCAAAAAGGATTAAGAGAAGTAGTCTTATCAGGAACTGGGAAGTTGCTCAATCAACCGGGTCTTGTGCCAATTGCAGGGAAAACAGGAACCGTTCAAACCAGATCAAAAGCTCAAAGTATCGATCATGCTTGGTTTATCGGATATGCACCATATAGTGATGATGATCAATTTTTACATGACCGAATTGTTGTAGCTGTGTTTGTAGAACATGGATTAGCAGGATCTGCCAGTGGTGTTCCTATTGCGTTGAAGATCTTCAAAGAAGCGTTTCCAAAATGGGAAAATCCCAACTCTATACCCACAAATCCCGTTGTTTCTAAATTTTCTTTGAATTAA
- the mreD gene encoding rod shape-determining protein MreD, whose translation MLEFFIILLGLIFSYFLKDINFLGLEFEFFKIGSIYPDFLLIFIIYFAMKTDEFKAIWIAFFGGLLEDSTILSFSPEESEFVNVLGIHSLIYPLVALVIAKLQKHLDTENFKTIMFVVFVSSLVSRIYVWFVMGILDDFYSSYSFIGPSIYTSVLAPVWFLFLKWIYRL comes from the coding sequence CTTATTTTTTAAAAGATATAAATTTTCTAGGTTTGGAGTTTGAGTTTTTTAAGATAGGGAGTATTTATCCAGATTTTCTCTTAATATTTATTATCTATTTTGCGATGAAAACAGATGAATTCAAAGCTATTTGGATTGCTTTTTTTGGAGGTCTTTTAGAAGACTCAACTATTTTGAGTTTCTCCCCAGAGGAGTCTGAATTTGTGAATGTCTTAGGTATTCATTCTTTGATTTATCCCTTGGTAGCTCTTGTAATAGCGAAATTACAAAAGCATCTAGATACCGAAAATTTTAAAACCATAATGTTTGTCGTGTTTGTTTCTTCATTGGTTTCGAGGATTTATGTTTGGTTTGTCATGGGGATTTTGGATGATTTTTATTCTTCGTATTCATTCATCGGACCTTCAATTTATACTAGTGTCTTAGCACCCGTTTGGTTTTTGTTTTTAAAATGGATTTATAGATTGTAA